The proteins below come from a single Leifsonia sp. 1010 genomic window:
- a CDS encoding mandelate racemase/muconate lactonizing enzyme family protein has product MKITGYRSLSTVHDWGRVTGDVNGVQTGNTTPVPVLLIETDSGIEGVGVGAHADIARVFPAVEGEDPRSVVALYDRMLDWVFKAGHSGTTFGTIGAIDMALWDLKAKAADEPLWRMLGARERFVPGYASGLEYGLTDDELSDLYGRFADRGFKAGKLKGGRDLDRDLPRLELLRDILSRNSRHPALMFDVNESWNHAQAARYVGAIEERLDLTWIEEPLRRWDAAGMSSLRGKIRAAVASGENLTGLEQYRPLLDSGAVDVVQVGNVWGITHLLRVATLAHGHDLPVSPVTYNTNPAAHAAAAIPNLLTHEVQDLSFPVGLDVDQEFDDGGIVLGDRPGIGIIVDEAKLTGEGGTPAPPATGPHIRPERAALRLVAEPDVIDDPTVPLRPVS; this is encoded by the coding sequence ATGAAGATCACGGGCTATCGCAGTCTGAGCACCGTCCACGACTGGGGCCGGGTCACCGGCGACGTCAACGGCGTGCAGACGGGCAACACGACGCCCGTCCCCGTGCTGCTCATCGAGACCGACAGCGGTATCGAAGGGGTCGGGGTCGGAGCGCATGCCGACATCGCCCGGGTGTTCCCGGCGGTCGAGGGGGAAGATCCCCGATCGGTCGTCGCCCTCTACGACCGGATGCTCGACTGGGTGTTCAAGGCCGGCCACTCCGGGACCACGTTCGGCACGATCGGCGCCATCGATATGGCGTTGTGGGACCTCAAGGCGAAGGCGGCGGACGAGCCGCTCTGGCGGATGCTCGGTGCGCGCGAGCGGTTCGTGCCCGGGTACGCCTCCGGACTCGAGTACGGCCTGACCGACGACGAGCTGTCCGACCTCTACGGCCGGTTCGCCGACCGCGGGTTCAAGGCGGGCAAGCTGAAGGGCGGCCGCGACCTCGACCGCGACCTCCCGCGCTTGGAGTTGTTGCGCGACATCCTCAGCCGCAACTCACGGCATCCCGCACTCATGTTCGACGTCAACGAGTCGTGGAACCACGCGCAGGCCGCACGCTATGTCGGCGCCATCGAGGAGCGCCTCGACCTCACCTGGATCGAGGAGCCCCTGCGCCGATGGGATGCGGCGGGCATGTCCTCGCTGCGCGGCAAGATCCGCGCGGCCGTGGCGAGCGGCGAGAACCTGACCGGCCTGGAGCAGTACCGGCCGCTGCTCGACAGCGGAGCGGTGGATGTCGTCCAGGTCGGCAACGTCTGGGGCATCACGCACCTGCTCCGCGTCGCGACCCTCGCCCACGGGCACGACCTGCCGGTGAGCCCGGTCACCTACAACACCAACCCGGCCGCCCATGCCGCCGCCGCCATCCCCAACCTGCTCACGCACGAGGTGCAGGACCTCTCCTTCCCCGTCGGCCTCGACGTGGACCAGGAGTTCGACGACGGCGGCATCGTCCTCGGCGACCGCCCGGGGATCGGCATCATCGTGGACGAGGCCAAGCTGACGGGGGAGGGCGGAACGCCCGCTCCTCCCGCGACCGGTCCGCACATCCGCCCGGAGCGCGCCGCACTGCGGCTGGTGGCCGAGCCGGATGTCATCGACGACCCGACCGTGCCGCTGAGGCCGGTCTCGTGA
- a CDS encoding L-rhamnose mutarotase, with protein MSGEPQRFAFVVGVRPEKREEYLELHSAVWPGVEAKLTECNIRNYSIFVFGDILFAYYEYVGDDHAADMQRIADDPVSQEWWTHTDPCQVRIADERDPGSLWQPIDEVWHLR; from the coding sequence GTGAGCGGCGAGCCGCAGCGCTTCGCCTTCGTCGTCGGCGTCCGGCCCGAGAAGCGCGAGGAGTACCTCGAACTGCACAGCGCCGTGTGGCCGGGCGTCGAGGCGAAGCTGACCGAGTGCAACATCCGCAACTACAGCATCTTCGTCTTCGGCGACATCCTCTTCGCCTACTACGAGTACGTCGGCGACGATCACGCCGCCGACATGCAGCGGATCGCGGACGACCCGGTGTCGCAGGAGTGGTGGACCCACACCGACCCGTGCCAGGTCCGGATCGCCGACGAACGCGACCCGGGCTCCCTCTGGCAGCCGATCGACGAAGTGTGGCACCTGCGATGA
- a CDS encoding amidohydrolase family protein, with product MTDRIDAHVHLWDRSTDPQDWIDPVTMPAIDRDFGTDDLQGMLAATGMDRAVLVQASNSLEESVRLSRSDPQVVAGLVAWVDLAEDVGAQLDEVRAGSIPVVGIRHLAHIDPDPEWMLRADTAAGLAALGREGLVFDLVIRDWQLEQAARVAARNDGVSFVLDHLGGPLAEDAEASRWEAGLRALAALPNVSAKVSGLTSGLVSGTWTADDLRGIVSTALEAFGPDRLLYGSDWPLAELGGGAPAWRAAFDTLVSELSPAEQDALLGGNAVRVYSLA from the coding sequence ATGACCGACCGGATCGACGCGCACGTGCACCTGTGGGACCGCTCCACCGATCCGCAGGACTGGATCGATCCGGTCACGATGCCGGCGATCGACCGCGACTTCGGCACGGACGACCTGCAGGGGATGCTGGCGGCGACGGGGATGGACCGCGCCGTGCTGGTGCAGGCGAGCAACAGCCTCGAGGAGAGCGTCCGGCTCTCGCGAAGCGACCCGCAGGTCGTGGCGGGCCTGGTCGCCTGGGTCGACCTCGCGGAGGACGTCGGCGCCCAGCTCGATGAGGTGCGTGCGGGATCGATTCCGGTCGTCGGCATCCGGCATCTGGCCCACATCGACCCGGACCCCGAGTGGATGCTGCGCGCCGACACCGCCGCCGGTCTCGCCGCCCTCGGTCGCGAAGGGCTGGTCTTCGATCTCGTGATCCGCGACTGGCAGCTGGAGCAGGCGGCGCGCGTCGCCGCCCGCAACGACGGCGTCTCGTTCGTGCTCGACCACCTCGGCGGTCCGCTCGCCGAGGACGCGGAGGCGTCGCGATGGGAGGCGGGGCTGCGTGCGCTCGCGGCCCTCCCTAACGTCTCGGCCAAGGTCTCCGGGCTCACGTCGGGGCTGGTGTCGGGCACGTGGACGGCCGACGACCTTCGCGGTATCGTCTCGACGGCGCTGGAGGCGTTCGGTCCCGACCGCCTGCTCTACGGCTCCGACTGGCCGCTCGCCGAGCTCGGCGGTGGCGCTCCCGCGTGGCGCGCGGCGTTCGACACGCTGGTCTCCGAACTGTCTCCGGCAGAGCAGGACGCCCTGCTGGGCGGCAACGCGGTCCGGGTCTACTCGCTCGCCTGA